From the Primulina tabacum isolate GXHZ01 chromosome 3, ASM2559414v2, whole genome shotgun sequence genome, one window contains:
- the LOC142538950 gene encoding protein CHROMOSOME TRANSMISSION FIDELITY 7-like codes for MQSKISTFFKSSPSLRQKSPDRASHPDHLFSFDAHNLTIEPDITVTIKRKNPDSNSANNHASNQKASKKRDSEGKMDKFGLVKCKNVLNKKRNYAQLYLEVGQSDFLLHTCKTCGFRYSTGDEGDEKVHKTFHKNYTHGIPFKGWRSERIIDSLENGRVILVQEGDSVTQQKKVQDVVHMMEMELGEGWILHKQCKVYMFVSSQRMSGCLVAEPIKKAHKIIPGTVDEKYNNVPAKEARSAVALVFGGVNLQREIMRKSSAIPYEEGSPDGVILCEKDSVPAACGIRAIWVAQCNRRKHIASYLLDAARKSFCTDVHLEQMQLAFSQPTSLGKAFISSYTRTTSFLVYKTSNDE; via the exons ATGCAATCGAAGATTAGTACCTTCTTCAAATCCTCTCCTTCTCTCCGCCAGAAATCTCCCGACCGAGCTTCCCATCCAGATCATTTATTTAGCTTTGACGCCCACAATTTGACCATAGAGCCAGATATCACTGTCACGATCAAACGAAAGAACCCAGACTCCAACAG TGCGAATAATCATGCATCAAATCAGAAGGCATCGAAGAAACGGGATTCCGAAGGGAAAATGGACAAATTTGGGCTGGTTAAgtgtaaaaatgttttaaacaaGAAGAGAAATTATGCCCAGCTATACTTGGAGGTCGGGCAGTCTGATTTTCTTCTACATACATGTAAAACATGCGGGTTCAGGTATTCTACTGGGGATGAAGGTGACGAGAAGGTTCACAAGACATTTCACAAGAATTACACTCATGGGATCCCTTTCAAG gGTTGGCGTAGCGAAAGGATTATTGATTCGCTTGAAAATGGACGTGTAATTTTGGTGCAAGAGGGTGATTCTGTCACACAACAAAAGAAG GTTCAGGATGTTGTGCACATGATGGAGATGGAGCTTGGAGAGGGGTGGATACTTCATAAGCAGTGTAAG GTATACATGTTTGTTTCATCCCAACGGATGTCAGGATGTCTGGTAGCTGAACCAATAAAGAAAGCTCACAAGATTATCCCAGGCACAGTAGACGAAAAATACAACAACGTGCCTGCAAAAGAAGCAAGGAGTGCAGTTGCACTTGTATTTGGCGGTGTTAATCTTCAGAGAGAAATAATGAGAAAATCTTCTGCTATACCTTACGAAGAAGGGAGCCCTGATGGAGTGATTCTATGCGAGAAGGATTCTGTGCCTGCTGCTTGTGGGATTAGAGCCATTTGGGTTGCTCAATGTAACAGAAGAAAGCACATAGCCTCGTATCTGCTTGATGCTGCAAG GAAAAGTTTCTGCACAGACGTACATCTGGAGCAAATGCAATTGGCATTTTCTCAACCCACCTCACTTGGGAAAGCTTTCATATCCAGTTATACTAGAACCACTTCTTTCTTGGTGTATAAAACAAGTAACGACGAGTAA